The following DNA comes from Mycolicibacterium lutetiense.
GCGGTCACATTACCCAGGCGTCCATCCTGTGGCCACTGCAGCGACGCGGTGGTCTGCACCACCGGCAACACCGGAATCAGAGCACTGGCCACGAACCCCACCAGTCCCGCGATGATTGCGACCCATCGGGTCACCGGCAACGGTCGGCGGCTTCGCGCTGCCGGCGCCTCGGAGAGTTCGCTTCCAGGCGCCGGGGCGACGTCCTCGACCAGGCTCACCGAGCGTCCCTCGCCCTCGTGTTCGCGCGCATCACATCATCAATATCTGAAGCAAATGTTACAGTCAAGCGTGCCGCGACCGTTCGACCGCGATAAACGCGAAGCGCTATTGGCCACTGCGGGAGCGATTTTGGCGCGCACCGGGGTCGTTGACACCTCATTGCGTGAGCTGGCCTCCCAGATGGAGACCAGCGCTCGGATGTTGGTGTACTACTTCGGCACAAAAGAGCAACTCATGCTTGAAGTGTTGAACCGCCAGCAGCGTGCCGCGATACCGGAGACCGAGGATCTGGACCTTCCGGAGTCGATTGCGGCACACCGTGAATGGTGTTTCGAAGACTGGTACGAATGCACGCGCGGTGAGCGTCGTGACAGCCTGCGTGTCGTGCTGCAGATTTTCGGTGCCGCGTGTGGCGTCGACAGTCCGTACCGCGAATACACCTGGGACACCTTGTCGCTGTTGACGCGCAACTCCAAGGCCCGCCTTCTCGCGCTCGGGATGCCTGCCCGCGTCGCCGAGACCCGCTCGCGCATCGCGCTGGCAGCGTTCCAGGGCTTCATCATCGAATTTTTCACCGCGCCCGATCCGACCTTCGTCGACGACACGTTCGCCAGGTTCGTCGACGAATTCCTGCTTGCGCCTTTCTAGGTCGTCAACAGCTTGTCGGTTACCCGCGACCCGAACACATCGGTGGCGGGCACTTCGGCCCCTTCGGCGACGCGGGCTCCGATCTCGGCTGCTCCGAACGCTGCTGAGGAGCCTGCCGCGGGGCCGGAGCCTCGCGGGCCGGCGGCTCCTGCCGAGCGGGCGCCTCCCGCTCAGGTCGTTGCCGGGCGGGCGCCTCTCTCGGGGGTGCCTGCTGAGCGGGTTCCTGCCAGACGGGAGCCTGGCGTTCGGGGGTCCGATACGTGGGAGCCGGGGCCTCCTTGGGTGCCTCGCGCTCGGGCGCGGGCGCGGGTTCCTGCCACACCGGTGCCTCGCGAACCGGAGCCTGGGTCTCAGGCGTCGGTGCCTCGGGCTCAGGGACCTGAACCTTGGGAGCCGGATCGCGCTGCACCGGAGACTCTTCCGGCTTCTTCTGTTGCTGCGGAGGCTCCTGCTGTCTCGGTGCCTCCGGAGGCGCTGCAGGTGCCTCCGATACCGGCGCCTGCGGATGGGGAGCGGTCTGTCGCGGCGCCGGGTCCTCCCGGGAACGATCGAGTGCAGGGTTGGGTGGGCTCGCCGGTTCCGGTTGGTCCGGAGATACTGCGTCGGCCGGATTCGGCCGGTCGGCCGGCGGTGGTGGTGTCGCCGGTAGCCCCGGGGAAAGATCCAGGTCCTTCTCCGGCGCCGGTGCGGTCTCGGGCTTTTCGCGCGGTTCGTCGATCGTCGGCGGCGTGTAGGCGGGCACCGGCGACAGCTTGGGCGCACTGAACGTGGGTGACACCTTCGACGGCGGCGCGGTCGGTGCGGGTGCCGCCAAGGCCGGTGGCGCGGTTGCCGCCGCCGGCTCGAACGGTGTTCGGTGTTTTTCCTCGGGCGTATCGGGTCGTTGTCCGAGCGCCGACACCGGCTGCCACCCGTCGAGGGGATCGGTCCGCGGAGTGAGGTCCCTGGCGAAGTTACGTGCGGACTTGTCCGCGAGGTCCTTCATCAGGTGCCCGGAGTTGCGTGTCGCGGTGTCGTTGGAGATGAACTGTGTCAGTGAGGTATTCAGGCTCACCACCGGGGACGAGACGTGGATGTTGACGGACGTGTTCACCGTGACAGCCGGGGGCGCCCAATCGCGCTTGCGCGGATTGTGCCAGTCCCGGTTCCTGTTCCAGTTCTGATACAGGTGCGGGTTGAATCCGTGGGCCCGGTCCCACTGCGTACGGCGGTAGACCGGGTTGTAGTTTCGGAACTTCCACCGGTAGTGCTGCTGGTACGGGTGGTGACGGTCGTACCAGCGCTGGTTGCGCGGGTCGCCTGGGCGGTCGCGGTGTTGGCCCCATTCGTTGCGGCCATTGCGGTCCCAGCCGTGGCGGTCGTAGCCCGCCCAGTTGTAGCCGGACCAGTTGTAGCCCCAGCGGTCGTATCCCCACCTGTCATAGCCCCAACGGTCATATCCCCACCGGTCGAAGCCGATGAAGTCGTAACCGTACTGGTTGTAGCCACTGAGGTCGTAGTTGTACCAACCGCCGGAGTTGTAGCCGTAGAGCTGGCCCCAGGACTGGTCGTAGTAGCCCAGGTTTGTGAGGTTGGGCGTCGGCGGCGGATCAATGGGCTGCGGCCAATCGGCCATCGGGGAATCGGGAACGCCGAGCGGTGCCGGAACGTAGTCGTCGGACGCGCCATATCCCCAGGTCGGCGCGGTCGCGCTGGTCAGTGCCACGACGTCCTGCTGCGGGTCGGCCGGGGCAGAGGCTGGGGCGGCGGCCGGTGACTCCGGAGACGGGGCGGGCAACGGTGCGAGTCGTAGCACCGAATCGGGCGTGTACTGCAGAAGTTGTTGTGTCAGTTGAAGATAGAGGTTCTGCAGACTGGTTCGCTCAGGTGACGACGACAAGTAGTCCAGGTCCTGCTTGGCTTGATTGAGCGCGGTGCGGGCGTCAGTCAGCTGATCGGCGGTGGGCTGCTGCCCGCTGCCGAGAATGTCCTGCGCCGTCTTCAGGTCAGCTACGACAGCGGTCAAAGCGACGTCTTGGGCGTGTCCCGGAAACACCGTCCGCGTGACGCCCCACAGAGAACCGCCGGGTGAGGTCTCATAGGCCGCGCCGAGTAAGCCGACGACGAGTACTCCGGCCATGGCGGCGGCGACGGTTGCCTTGCCTCGGCGTGAGCCGGGAACGAATCTTCGTCGTCGCGGCAAAGGCTCGGCAAGCTCCACGACATTCTCGCGGACCGGTCGGGGGCCGAGCATCGTCATGTCGTTCTCCTCAGCTACGGCCGGTGTGGCCGTGATCGCGCCGCTCCCGACCGCGCGGATTCAGATGTCCCGGTGCTCAGTGGTTCAGCCCGGTACCTAATGCCTACCACAACTGCTAAGTACGACTAAATTTTATTTATTCCCACCACGCGCGCCGGCATCGCGCCGACATTCTCGTCAACGCGTAGCTGTCGCACAGGGATTCACTGGAAGGCGGTGTATCCGGCTATTGCTCGCCGGCCTCCACGACGTCCTTGATCCGTTCGAGGGTCTTGCGCATATCGCGGATGTTCCGGCGCCGGCGGAGCTGCCCGCCGAGCATCGAGAACACGGCGGTGAAGGCTCCCGGCGACATCCGGAAGGATTCGGTGACATCGGTCTCGGGTCCGGCCGGTTCCAACCGGTAGTGCCAGTTGTTGACCGGCCGGTCGCCGACCAGGACCGCGAACCCGAACTCACGTCCGGGTTCGCAGGCCGTCACCTCGCACGTCGTCCAGTAGATGGGGCCGATCTCGTTCCGTTTTACGTGCCCGCGGAACCGCGCGCCGAGGGCGGGGCCGGTGGCGCCGCCGAGCCATTCGGCTTCCATCACCTCCGGTGAGAACTTCCCGGTGTTGCGCACGTCGGCGATGAGATTCCAGATGCGGTCCGCCGGCGCGGCCATCCGCACGGTTACCGAGCCTTCCATGGACATGGCGTCCGCCTCCTCGGGGCAATGGCGTCAAGGTAACACCGGCCTGGGCCAGGACTGCGGGTTTTCCGGGCCGCGCTAAGCATCGGTGCTTGCATGGGTGTCGGCGATCTCGCGCATCTGGTCGACCAGTCGTCCCGCGACCTGGGCAGCGAGCCACAGCGCCATTTGGTCGTCATCCGACAAGCCCGCCAACAGTTCGGCGATGCGCTGCTTGCGTAGAACGGCCCGCTCTTCCCACAGGCGCCGGCCGCCCTCGCTGACCTTGACCAGGCAAGCCCGCCCGTCATCGGGGTCGCTGCACCGCTCCAGCAGGCCTTGCTGTTCCAGGCGCTGGACCAGTTGCGTCATGCCCGACTGGCTTGCGCCCTCGGCCTCCGCGAGCGCGGTGACCCGCATCGGCCCTTCGCGGTTGAGTCGGACGAGGACGAGCGTCGCGCTCGCGCTCAAGCCCTTGCGATCGGCGAGATGCCGCCACATCAGGTCGGCGCTCGCCACGAGCATCGACGATACGGCTTCCACGTTGCTGTCGAAGGGTTCGCTGCTCACCGTTCATTTATATCAGTTGGAGGATGTAATTGGGCGAAAGCGGTGCGGCTGGCCTACTGGTGGCGCGGATGCCGGCCGTGGCGTTCATCTGCAGTTGTACGCACTGCTAAACGCAGTAACCCAAGTAGTCATCGCGCTTGACTCAGCTGTCAATCTGCTGTGAATGCAAGGCGGTTGTTCATGTACGGCTTGAGAAGTACATCCCATATGCGATATATCTGTCGGTCATGATCGGGGAGCAGCGCGCGGGCGATCGCAGACGACGAAACCGAACGCTCCTGCAGATCGGATGGCTTCCCGTCGTCACGGTCGTCGCAGTGGGCATGGGAGCGTTGGGTGTCTGGAAGGTCCACCAGATGTCGGAGCCCGGCCCTGTGCCCACCGTTCTTGCCGCGCAGGCGCCCGAACAGTTCACCCCCAAACAACTCACCTACGAGGTGTTCGGCTCCGTCGGCGACGGCGGGATGCTGAGCTACGTCGACATCGACGGGCACCCGCACAAGGTCGATGTCACCGAGCTGCCCTGGACACATACCGAGACGACGACCCTCACTGTGGTCTCCGGCAGCATCTCGGTACAGGTCAACGGCGGCGAAGTCGGGTGCCGAATGCTGGTCAACGGCGTTGTGCGCGACGAACAATCGTCCACCCATGCCGAAGCTGACGTCACCTGCCGGGTGAAGTCCGCATGAGCACTCATCGGACCAACCGACCCTTCGTCGCGCGGACCGTGCGCATCCTGGCGGTGCCGATCATCGTGTTCTGGGCGCTGCTCGCCGTCGCCACCAATACGTTCATCCCGCAGGTCGAGCGGGTCGCCGAGGAACTCGCGGGCTCGATGATCCCGAGCTACGCACCGTCACAGGTCGCGATGCTGCGCATCGGGGAGAAGTTCCAGGAGTCCACGTCCACCAGCCTCACCATGCTGGTGTTCGAGGCCGATCGCCCGCTCGACGACGGTGACCACCGGTACTACGACGACTTGATGAACCGGCTCAAGCAGGACCCCGGGCACGTGCAATACGTGATGGACCTGTGGGGTAAGCCGATCACCGCTGCCGGAGCCCAAAGTGTCGACGGCAAGTCGACTTTCGTGCTGTTGCGACTCGCCGGAAACATCGGCCAGCTTCAGGCGAACGAGTCCGTGAACGCCGTGCGGGACATCATCGCCAACGACACCCCGCCACCGGGCCTCAAGGTCTACGTCAGTGGTGCTGCGCCACTGGCGGCGGACACCCTCGCGATCGCCAACTCCAGCCTCAACAACATCACGATCCTGACGATCATCCTCATCGTGATCATGCTGCTGGTGGTCTACCGGTCGGTCGCCAACGTACTCGTGCCGCTCGTCAGCGTTCTGATCGAAATGCTTGTCGCCAAAGGCGTCATCGCGACGCTCGGCCACTTCGGCGCCATCCCGCTGTCGTCGTTCGCGGTGAACATCGTCGTCGCACTGACATTGGGGGCCGGAACCGACTACGGCATCTTTTTGATGGGGCGGTATCAGGAGGCCCGGCAGGACGGCGAGAGCCGTGAGGATGCGTTCTTCACCGCGTACCGCAGCGTCGCGCCCATCATCATCGGCTCCGGGCTGACGATCGCCGGCGCGTGTTACTGCCTGAGTCTGGCGCGGCTGGACTACTTCCACACCATGGGGCCGGCGGTCGCCATCAGCATGCTGTTCACCATCGCTGCCGCGCTGACCCTCGCGCCCGCGCTGCTCACCTTGGGCAGCCTTTTCGGTTTGTTCGACCCAAAGCGCATGATCAAAGGGCACCTGTACCGGCGGATCGCGACGAGCGTGGTGCGTTGGCCGAAACCCGTCTTCGTCGCAAGTACCGCCGTCGTGATGATCGGAGCGGTGTTCGTCCCCACCTTCCAGGTCAGCTACGACGACCGCGCCTACCAACCTGCCGATGGCGCAGCCAATCTCGGTTTCGAGGCCTCCGATCGGCATTTCTCGCAGAGCAAGTTGTTCAGCGAGATGTTGATGGTCGAGAGCGACCATGACATGCGGAACTCGGCCGACTTCATCTCCCTGGACCGGGTCGCCAAGAGTCTCATCCGGCTCCCCGGCGTCGCCATGGTGCAGAGCATCACCCGGCCACTGGGCCGGCCGTTGGAGCACGCCACGATTCCCTACCTGTTCACGACCCAGGGCAGCGGAAGCGGCCAGCAGCTGCCGTTCACCCAGCAGCAGAACGAGAACACCGACAAACAGGCGGAGATCCAGGCGCGTTCAGTCGGGGTTCTGCAGCAGGTGATCGGGCTGACCCAGCAGATGGCCGATGAACTGCATTCAACGGTGCTGACGCTGGAGAACCTCAAGCAGGTCACCGACGACATGAACGCCGGAATCTCCAATCTCGACGACTTCCTGCGGCCCCTGAAGAGCTATTTCTATTGGGAACCGCACTGTTTCGACATACCGGCGTGCTGGGCGATGCGATCACTGTTCGACTCGCTCGACGGCATCGACAGCCTCGACGCCCAGATCGCCGACGCCGTCACGTCCTTCGAGGCCATCGATCGGCTGCTGCCGCAGATGATCTCGCAGCTGGAGCGGATGATGGCCGACAGTCAGTCCCTGCTGGGCGTCATCACGAACAACTACGGACCTGCGCATCTGCAGTCCACCCAGACCGACCAGACCTACTACGACCTGATCAACGTGGGCAACGACTTCGACAAATCGCGCAGCGACGACTTCTTCTACATTCCGAGAGAGGCGTTCGACAATGAGGACGTCAAGACCGGCATGCAGCTGATGATGTCGCCGGATGGCAAGGCCGCCCGGCTCATCGTCACTCACGAGGGCAATGCCATGGGGCCGGAAGGAATCGACCACGTCGAACAATTCCCGGATGCGATCAAGGCGGCGCTCAAGGAAACCTCGTTGGCCGGTTCCAGGATCTACATTGGCGGCGCGGGGTCGAACAACAAAGACATCAAGGCCTATGCCGCGTCCGATCTGCTCATCGTGGCGATCGCCGCGTTCGTGCTGATCTTTCTGATCATGCTGTATCTGACCCGGAGCCTGGTGGCGGCGATGGTGATTCCCGGCACGGTGGCGTTCTCGTACGCGGGCGCCTTCGGACTGTCAATCCTGGTGTGGCAGCACCTGATCGGACTGCACCTGCACTGGCTGGTGCTGCCGCTGACCTTCATCATCCTGGTCGCTGTCGGCTCGGACTACAACCTGCTGCTGATCTCCCGGGTCAAGGAGGAGTCCGGCGCGGGATTGAACACCGGGCTGATCCGTGCGCTCGGGAGCACCGGTGGTGTGGTGACCTCGGCGGGTCTGGTGTTCGCGTTCACCATGTTGGCCATGCTGATCAGCGATCTGCGCACCATCGGCCAGGTGGGTTCGACCGTGTGCATCGGGCTGCTGCTCGACACCCTGATCGTGCGTTCGTTCATCGTGCCGTGTCTGCTGCGCTTCCTCGGTCCGTGGTTCTGGTGGCCCACATTCATCCGGCAGCGACCATTGAGACAGCGACCATCGCGGCAGCGATCAGAGGTGTGACATGACGACATCGAGTCTGTTCGGCATCCTGGCGATCATCTCCTTCGCGCTGATCGGGGTGTTCGCCGCCGTCGCTTTCCTGTACACGAGGCGGTTGATGGGCCACGCCCACGTCACCTCGAAACTCCGTATCGGCACCGTGCCGGCGATCTTGCGTAAGGTCCGCGCACGCGAGGCGCTCTCGGACGCGGAACTGAACCTCGCACGGCGGGTGCTCACCGACCGTGGCAGCATCCTTGCGCTCGCCGTTCCCGCCACCCTGTTCTCCATCGGATGCTTCTTTGTCTTCGGCAGCCTCGAACAGCTGCACGGACGCACCCCGTCGGAGCGAACATTCCTCGGCGTCTTCCCGATGCTCACCTCGACAAACATGGCGATGCAGATACTGCGGAGCGCGCGTCTGAAGCGGCGGATTCCGAATCCGGCTCCGCCGGCGCCGACATCCGCACCCTGACTGAGCAGCCCAGCGTGGGGTCGGTGGCAGCATCGTGGGCATGACGTCGACGGAACGGCCCGTGCCGCCACTGAATGCCGATGAACGCACGATGCTGGAGAGCTGGCTGGAGTTCTATCGCGCCACGTTGGCGCTGAAATGCCAAGGCCTGGATGAGGAGCAGCTGCGGTCGGCCTCAGTGCCGCCCTCGGGGTTGACCTTGCTGGGTCTGGTGCAGCACGCGGCCGAAGTGGAACGGAACTGGTTTCGTCAGGTGCTGACCGGCGACGAAGCGCCACCGATCTTCGGGCCACGCGATCCCAACGGCCATGACGGTGGTTTCGAGGTGTCTGGGCAATCGTCATTCCGCGTCGCAGAACAGATCTGGCAGGACGAGATCAAGCAGGCCCGACTCAACTGTGCGGCGCGGGGCCTCGATGACACCGCCGCGTTCATGGGCGGCGAGGTCAGCTTGCGGTGGATCTACACGCACATGATTGCCGAGTACGCCCGCCATTGTGGGCACGCGGATCTGGTCCGCGAGCGCATCGACGGGCAGGTGGGTGTCTGAGGCGGACGCTGGTCAGGTCTGGCGCTCCAGCCCGAGCGCGTCGAGTAGGCAGTTGACGGCCAGCTTGCCCAGCGCATCGGACGCCAGTGGGCTGTCGCCGGTGAGCAGGCGGCGGTCCTGGTGCACGGTGCCGGCCATCGTGTCGTTCACGATGGTGAGCCCCTGCTTGGCCAGCAGATCGGCGACGAGCCATTGCAGGCGCCCGGGTAGATAGCCGATCTCGATGTTGGGGCCCTCGTCGAGCGAATCAGGGAACACGCACACCGAGTACCCGGCCAACGGTGACTGCGCTTTACCGAGGTCGGCGGCCAGCAGTGCCGCCGGACCGTGGCACAGGGTGATGATGAACCGGCCGTGGTCCACGGCCGGTTCAGCGTCTGGCCCACCGTCACGCTGCCCGGTAGCCCGACGACGGCACCGTGGCCGCCGGGAACGAAGACCGCGAGGTAGTCGGAGGATGGATGGAGATCCGCGACCACTTCGGACAGCTTGCGGGGTTGTTTGAGCTTGGGTTTGAGGGCGTCGAAGGTCGCCATCACGGCGGCATCCTCGCGGGGCAGGGCCCACAATGCCAGTTTGGCGGGGTACCCGGAGATGGTCGCGACCTCGACGCCGAACCCGGCCTCCATCAGATGGTGCAGCGGTAGCAGCATTTCCACCGGATGGTTGCCGGTGGAGAACATCTTTCCGTTCTGGCACAACACATATCGCTCTTCGGTGGCGATCATGAGTACCTTCCACCGGCCCTCGGTGTAGGCGTCCTTGTGTTCGACGCCGGCGAAGTCGGTCTTGGCGGAGGTGTACTGGCTCAACGAGTAGGGCGACGGGAAGAAGGCATTGTCCTCGGCCTGATCGGGGGTGAGCTCCCTGCTGAGGTCTGCGTCGGTTGACATCTGGTTCACAACTTCCTGCTCGCCGTTGTGTGGTCGAGGTCAGTGATACCCGGCTTTCGCCCACCTCATGCCTGTCACCGCAAGGGCAGTTGGGCGAAGATCGGGGTGGTGGGAGCCGTCGAACCGCTACCCGGCTCGACCGTGAAGGCCAGGGCCGATGCGTCGCCGAGGTTGGGTAGCACCGCGGTGGTCGACGGAGCCACGGCGGCCTGGTCCATCGTGCCCGCTGATTCCGGCCCGGCCTCGCGTAGCAGCCACATCTGATAGACGGTGCCGGGTTCGGGCGGCGCGACACCATTCATCACCAGTACGCCGGCGTTGCGCTGCCTGGAGAACACCACTGTGGCGGTACCGCCGGTGGGAATCTCGCCGGAGACGGTCTGCACGTCGGGCGCGGCGAATATCTGTTCGGCGGCCGACGGTGCGGAGGTCGGCCGCAGCGCGATCCCCACTCCGACACCTGCGACCGCGAGCACGACGGCGGCCGCGGCCGCCAGGGCCGCCGTGCGCCACCGGGGCGGTTTCGGCCGTAGCTCGCGGACCGACGCCGACGCAGCGGCCAGCACCTGATCACGCAGATGGGCCGGCGGTTCGAGGGCGGTGCCGGCCGCCAGCACGGCCATGGTTTCGTGGGTATCCCGCACCTCGTCGGCGAACTGTGCGGCGATCTCGGGCGGAGCGGCGGCAACGCGCCGTTCGATGTCGGCGTGTTCGGCGTCGGACACCGCGTGCAACGCAAACGGTGTGGCCAGCGTGATCAAATCGGCGTCCAGCGGGTCGGTCATGCGGCCCCCAAACAGTTGCGCAGGCCGCGGATGGCATCGCGCATCCGGGACTTGATGGTGGCCAGGTTGGCGGTGAGGCGTTGGGATACCTGGCGGTAGGTCAAGCCCTCGTAGTAAGCGAGGTGGATGCACTCCCGTTGGGCATCGGTGAGCGAGGACAGGCAGTCCGTCACCCGGCGCCGTTCGTCCTCGGTGATCACCGAATCGGCGACGTGATCGACGGGCGGCTCCACGGTGCTCGCCCCATAGCGCGACTCCCGTTGGGTGGCGGCCTGCTCGGTGCGTACCCGGTCCACCGCGCGCCGGTGTGCCAACGTCATCAGCCAGGCCATCGGAGAACCCGCTGTCGGGTCGTACCCGTCGGCGGAGCGCCATACCTGCAGATAGATCTCCTGGGTGGTTTCCTCGCTGTATCCCGGGTCCCGCACCACCCTCGTGACCAGGCCGAACACCCGCGACCTGGTGTGGTCATAGAGTTCGGCGAAGGCGTCGACGTCGCGTCGAGCCACCCGGCGCAGCAACGCGTCGAGGTCGGTGGTCACGCACCGTAGCCTAGCCACCGGCGCCAGTGCGGTCACGGTTATCGATACTTCGGTGGCATCGGGATGAAAAATGAAGTGCGCGAGCAGTATTCGGCGAACCCGGGACGCCCGGCCATGAACTTCTCGGCCAGCCTCGCCCCGGTCGCGTACACCAGGAAGTACGTCATGAGCACCGGGGAGAGCACCGTCAGCAGCGACAGCCAGTCGCAGAGGGTCACCAGCCACAGCCCCCACCACACGCAACTGTCGCCGAAGTAGTTGGGGTGGCGGGTCCAGGCCCACAGGCCGCGATCCATGATCAGCCCCTTGTGGGCCGGATCGGATGTGAACCGGCGCAGTTGGTGGTCACCGACCGCCTCGAACACCAGCCCGACGGACCAGATCACCACCCCGGCAATCAGAACCGGCCGCAGCGCCGTAGGTGTCGGTCCCAGCGTCGAGGACAACTGCACCGGCAGGGAGACAAACCAGGTTGCGGCGGCCTGGATCCCGAACACCTTGCGCAGCACGTGGCCGGCCGAGTAGTCGCCGCCCAGCAGTTCTCGGTAGCGCGGATCCTCACCCTTGCCCGCTGATTTGAGCACCATGTGCCAGGACAGCCGCCCAGCCCACACGGTGATCAGCATCAACAGCAGCAGACGGCGGAAGAGATCGCCGGTGCCGAGCAGCGCGGACACCACGGCGACGACGATGAACCCCACGCCCCAGGCCACGTCGACGACGTTGTACCGCCCGATCGTCCGGCCGATCAGGAACGTCGCTCCATGCACGACGACAAGTGCAGCCAGCGATACCGCGGCGACGATCAGCAGATTCATCGTGAACCTCCGGTCGCTGCGAACGTCCACTGGTAGACGTCGAGATAGCCCGAGCTGAAACCCGCCTCGGAGTAGGCCAGGTACAACTCCCACATGCGTTGGAAGACATCGTCGAAACCGGACAGTGCCAGCTCCTGCCGGCGTGAGACGAAGCGTTCACGCCACAGCCGCAGCGTTTCGGCGTAGTGCGGGCGCAGTGACAGCATGTCGACTGTGCGCAGCCGGGTGGCGCGTTCGGTGGCGCCGATCACCGCCTTGGTCGAGGGGAGTGATCCGCCGGGGAAGATGTACTTCTGGATCCAGGTGAAGGTGTCTCGCGAGGCGCGCATGCGGTCGTGCGGCATGGTGATGGTCTGGATCGCCACCCGTCCGCCCGGATTGACCAGCCGGTCCAATGTCTGAAAGTAGGTGGGCCAGAACTGATATCCGACGGCTTCGATCATCTCGACCGAGATCACGGCGTCGT
Coding sequences within:
- a CDS encoding TetR/AcrR family transcriptional regulator, encoding MPRPFDRDKREALLATAGAILARTGVVDTSLRELASQMETSARMLVYYFGTKEQLMLEVLNRQQRAAIPETEDLDLPESIAAHREWCFEDWYECTRGERRDSLRVVLQIFGAACGVDSPYREYTWDTLSLLTRNSKARLLALGMPARVAETRSRIALAAFQGFIIEFFTAPDPTFVDDTFARFVDEFLLAPF
- a CDS encoding SRPBCC family protein, with protein sequence MEGSVTVRMAAPADRIWNLIADVRNTGKFSPEVMEAEWLGGATGPALGARFRGHVKRNEIGPIYWTTCEVTACEPGREFGFAVLVGDRPVNNWHYRLEPAGPETDVTESFRMSPGAFTAVFSMLGGQLRRRRNIRDMRKTLERIKDVVEAGEQ
- a CDS encoding MarR family transcriptional regulator, with the protein product MSSEPFDSNVEAVSSMLVASADLMWRHLADRKGLSASATLVLVRLNREGPMRVTALAEAEGASQSGMTQLVQRLEQQGLLERCSDPDDGRACLVKVSEGGRRLWEERAVLRKQRIAELLAGLSDDDQMALWLAAQVAGRLVDQMREIADTHASTDA
- a CDS encoding MmpS family transport accessory protein, whose protein sequence is MIGEQRAGDRRRRNRTLLQIGWLPVVTVVAVGMGALGVWKVHQMSEPGPVPTVLAAQAPEQFTPKQLTYEVFGSVGDGGMLSYVDIDGHPHKVDVTELPWTHTETTTLTVVSGSISVQVNGGEVGCRMLVNGVVRDEQSSTHAEADVTCRVKSA
- a CDS encoding MMPL/RND family transporter, translating into MPGEVRMSTHRTNRPFVARTVRILAVPIIVFWALLAVATNTFIPQVERVAEELAGSMIPSYAPSQVAMLRIGEKFQESTSTSLTMLVFEADRPLDDGDHRYYDDLMNRLKQDPGHVQYVMDLWGKPITAAGAQSVDGKSTFVLLRLAGNIGQLQANESVNAVRDIIANDTPPPGLKVYVSGAAPLAADTLAIANSSLNNITILTIILIVIMLLVVYRSVANVLVPLVSVLIEMLVAKGVIATLGHFGAIPLSSFAVNIVVALTLGAGTDYGIFLMGRYQEARQDGESREDAFFTAYRSVAPIIIGSGLTIAGACYCLSLARLDYFHTMGPAVAISMLFTIAAALTLAPALLTLGSLFGLFDPKRMIKGHLYRRIATSVVRWPKPVFVASTAVVMIGAVFVPTFQVSYDDRAYQPADGAANLGFEASDRHFSQSKLFSEMLMVESDHDMRNSADFISLDRVAKSLIRLPGVAMVQSITRPLGRPLEHATIPYLFTTQGSGSGQQLPFTQQQNENTDKQAEIQARSVGVLQQVIGLTQQMADELHSTVLTLENLKQVTDDMNAGISNLDDFLRPLKSYFYWEPHCFDIPACWAMRSLFDSLDGIDSLDAQIADAVTSFEAIDRLLPQMISQLERMMADSQSLLGVITNNYGPAHLQSTQTDQTYYDLINVGNDFDKSRSDDFFYIPREAFDNEDVKTGMQLMMSPDGKAARLIVTHEGNAMGPEGIDHVEQFPDAIKAALKETSLAGSRIYIGGAGSNNKDIKAYAASDLLIVAIAAFVLIFLIMLYLTRSLVAAMVIPGTVAFSYAGAFGLSILVWQHLIGLHLHWLVLPLTFIILVAVGSDYNLLLISRVKEESGAGLNTGLIRALGSTGGVVTSAGLVFAFTMLAMLISDLRTIGQVGSTVCIGLLLDTLIVRSFIVPCLLRFLGPWFWWPTFIRQRPLRQRPSRQRSEV
- a CDS encoding DinB family protein; the encoded protein is MTSTERPVPPLNADERTMLESWLEFYRATLALKCQGLDEEQLRSASVPPSGLTLLGLVQHAAEVERNWFRQVLTGDEAPPIFGPRDPNGHDGGFEVSGQSSFRVAEQIWQDEIKQARLNCAARGLDDTAAFMGGEVSLRWIYTHMIAEYARHCGHADLVRERIDGQVGV
- a CDS encoding anti-sigma factor, with product MTDPLDADLITLATPFALHAVSDAEHADIERRVAAAPPEIAAQFADEVRDTHETMAVLAAGTALEPPAHLRDQVLAAASASVRELRPKPPRWRTAALAAAAAVVLAVAGVGVGIALRPTSAPSAAEQIFAAPDVQTVSGEIPTGGTATVVFSRQRNAGVLVMNGVAPPEPGTVYQMWLLREAGPESAGTMDQAAVAPSTTAVLPNLGDASALAFTVEPGSGSTAPTTPIFAQLPLR
- a CDS encoding sigma-70 family RNA polymerase sigma factor, which encodes MTALAPVARLRCVTTDLDALLRRVARRDVDAFAELYDHTRSRVFGLVTRVVRDPGYSEETTQEIYLQVWRSADGYDPTAGSPMAWLMTLAHRRAVDRVRTEQAATQRESRYGASTVEPPVDHVADSVITEDERRRVTDCLSSLTDAQRECIHLAYYEGLTYRQVSQRLTANLATIKSRMRDAIRGLRNCLGAA
- a CDS encoding DUF1295 domain-containing protein; its protein translation is MNLLIVAAVSLAALVVVHGATFLIGRTIGRYNVVDVAWGVGFIVVAVVSALLGTGDLFRRLLLLMLITVWAGRLSWHMVLKSAGKGEDPRYRELLGGDYSAGHVLRKVFGIQAAATWFVSLPVQLSSTLGPTPTALRPVLIAGVVIWSVGLVFEAVGDHQLRRFTSDPAHKGLIMDRGLWAWTRHPNYFGDSCVWWGLWLVTLCDWLSLLTVLSPVLMTYFLVYATGARLAEKFMAGRPGFAEYCSRTSFFIPMPPKYR